One window from the genome of Lawsonibacter asaccharolyticus encodes:
- a CDS encoding glutamate synthase domain: MSNPVIDDALDKIYPVVNGAGSDSAMLDNTLEFLVMSGMDLPSR; this comes from the coding sequence ATGTCCAACCCGGTGATCGACGACGCCCTGGACAAGATCTACCCTGTGGTCAACGGGGCCGGGTCCGACTCGGCCATGCTGGACAACACCCTGGAGTTCCTGGTCATGAGCGGCATGGACCTGCCCTCGCGGTGA